TGGTTTGTTTGGCCAGAACACCATATCTGCACAAACAGGTGGAGGTATGTTTGGCCAAAATAACGCATCTATGCAACAGCCGCAGCAACAATCCTCAGGGTTGTTTGGCTCAACAGCACTGAGTAACACGCAGCCATCATTTGCGTGGTcccagcagcagccttCAAATCAGTCTGTGAATAACaaccaacagcaacagcagcaacagcaacagcaacagcaacaggagcaacagcaacaacaacagcaacaacaacaacaacaacaacaacaacaacaacaacaacaacaacaactacaGTTTCAAACGCAGATGCAAATGCAGATGCTGCATTCAAACTACCCCCAACAGATTCAAGAACAAATATTAAAGTGCAGAGATTCATGGGACCCAAGTAGCCAAAGATCTAAATTGAGAACTTTTGTTTATAACAAGTGTAATGAGACCGAAGCGATGCTGTATACCAAACCGTCAAATGTAACACAGGAAGATTGGGATAAAGCGCTTACGAACAAGCCTAATGCGAATGTGATTCCTGTTGAGGTCAAGGGCTTTGAAGATATAAACCAGCGCCACAACCTTCAGAGGGATCATGTCGCCCAAGCACGAATCATTCTTTCACAGATCTTAGAAAAGTTGACCAATGTTTCCCAAAAGCACGAATTGGACACTGCCGCAAGAATCCTCAAAGCCCAAGCACGGAACTCCAAAATCCAACATCGTATTATGAGACTGGCTACACAAATTGCTGTCCTGAAAAATAAAGGCCTACCATTGAGCGTGCAAGAAGAAACATTGGTATCTGAATTTAGAAAACTCTTGGATCGCAGCAATGACCCATCAGGGTTAGGCAAAAACAACGAGCTATGGGCCCGTCTAGCTGTACTCAAAGAACGTGTCAGAACTCTCAGCAACCAACTTGATAGCACCTTAGTTGTCATTGCAGAAAATGGTGGCGGCAAAACAACCTCTTATGGGTCGATCGACGATCACCACATCGACGGAGACGAAAGACgtgttgatgaagaagtcTCTAGTCGTGTAAACAAAATTGCTGACATCCTAGCCAACCAACAACGCGGCTTGATTTACTTGAATGACGTTCTAGACAAAGACATGCAAAGTGTCGATAaatacttcaaaaaataaataatatcaaCAGCCGAAgcatatgtatatatatatatatacaagttTACTATACAGAAAATGTAACAACTTTTTTAAACACGCCCCAAAAATGCATCCTTCAGTGGCCTTTAAACCCTCTAAAACCATACAACAGATTATCCGACAGCTTCATATCTACCTGCGAAAACTCCTGCGGGGGTAAACATTCCTGCATCCAGTGCTTAATGGGTGCCGGCAAACTGATATAACCAGCAAACAAAATCGGTTTCAAAAAGACAGCTGATTCCCCAGCATAAGAATCATAAAACGCACCACGCCACTTCATCAATGCATCATCCCTATCCATGGCTCTCTCTGCCAATTCCCCGCATCCATCCAGTTTATACTTGATACTCCCATCCAACGGAAACAAACAGCCATCAGCCGTTTCAGCCCAACACAAACCTTTTCTATAATTAATCAGTTCGTCATGCTTTCCCAACGTCACAAAGTGTTTCTCTTTGGAGGCCCTCGCCGCCCCAATAGCACCATTTCTCTCAACTAACCCTGACCCTCCAATACGTATCCCAGcaatattgaaaagaacCTTCAAAAGCCCGACCGAATCCTCACTGGATATCACCACATCCATAAAAGGAACCCGCGTCCGACCACTATTAATAACCTTAGAATACCCCGACTTGCAGAACTCTAACTTCCCTGCCCGCGCCAGCCTCGAACCCAACTGCTCATGAAATAAAACCTCGTCCAATGCCTTGCTACTCCtatgataaaaataataccGTAAAGCAACAGAattctttccaaattcCCTACCAACTCGATTCATCTACACACGATAACACTGTATGGCCCACCACAATACCTTTAATACGAGAGAGCATCacattataatatatatatatatatatatatcaataaAAACCCATCATATAACTAAAAAAATCAACCTCTTTTATTTACACGTGACGTACAAATTACTTTCTAAATTACACGAAAACACAATATGGCAAGCACGCAAACGCCTCTCCCACACTCACCCTCACACTCTCAGCCCCTTGCTACACAACTCAGCCTTATTTCCACTGTTTTCTGAAAATACTCCACAATATAGGAGAAATCCACAAGAACGCCGCACCGTACGCTGCCATCTTAACAGTGTTATTGGACTGTTCCTGGTGTTTCTtaagttcttcttcagatgGCTGTTGCTGTGCGAATCCAAACATTATATCTCTCAAAATCAAGTAACCGGTACTCTCTGAAACCCTCTATTTATCTTGCTTAAAGAGCATTAAACACCAACTAGAATCCATTAATTTCAGAGTTTCATcgaatttattgaaaattcGACTTTTTCCGGACAAGAGCCtcacgtttctttttctgaCTTACTGTCATGTTGTACGAAAGAGCCCAaattatttggaaataatGGAGAAATGAGTTCTGTGTATACATGTATTATAATACTATATTATTAGGAGTGTAGAAAGCCGGTAGTGGTATCTTAGGGGATTTTGGGTTGATTAATGAGTAATTTGGAAAGCAGTGGTAAGCTGGTTGATGGAATGGTTGAGGAAGTTGAGCAGGCGAAGGATGGATCGGTTGGTTTAAGTGAAGAGGGAACAAGCGGACAAGTTGTAGTGGAGAGACAGCGGAAGCATATTGACAAGGGTGATTacgatgatgaggatggGGCTGAGGTGAATAGGAGAAGTGTTTTGAATCTGCCGGTGACGAGTTATTCGGTGGACAATGGCGGGTTTGGGGAGGGTCTTGGGAGACGGCAGGTTTTAGAGGCGAAGATGGAGCggttgttgaagaagccaAAGGTCAGGCATTCGAGGcaggatgaggatgatttGGAGCAATATTTGGATGAGAAGATTTTGCGTTTGAAGGATGAGATGAACGTTGCTGCGCAGAAGGACATTGAGACGTTGAATCGGAGGTTAGAGACGGGGGATAATAGTCTTGTTGCTATGGAGAAGGTTGTTTTGCTGCCAAAAGTGGTTAGTATATTGAATAAGGCGAACTTGGCGGATACTATTTTGGATAACAATCTTCTGCAGAGTGTGCGGATCTGGCTGGAGCCGCTTCCCGATGGGTCTTTGCCGTCTTTTGAAATACAGAAGTCGTTGTTTGCGGCGATTGAAAACCTGCCTATCAAGACTGAGCATTTGAAGGAGAGCGGGCTGGGGAAGGTGGTTATCTTTTATTCTAAATCGAAACGTGTGGAGCCTAAACTTGTGCGGCTGGCAGATAGACTGGTTGCTGAATGGACAAGGCCAATTATAGGTGCATCGGACAACTATCGCGACAAGAGGGTGTTCAAGATGGAGTTCGATGTCGAGAAACACAGAAAGAAGGCGGTGCTAGATTCTGCCAAATccaagaagagaaagaaaacgGCAGTGGACGAGGAGAAACACAAGTCACTATATGAACAAGCTGCTGCAAGAAGAAACAGGGCCGCTGCACCTGCACAGACAACTACAGACTACAAATACGCGCCCGTGAGTAATGTCTCTAACGTACAGACGGGTATCAGAACAACAGGCGTCGGTTCGACGTTAAATAACAGCGACCTTTACAAGAGACTCAACTCCAGGTTAGCCAAATCCAAGAAATCCAAATAGAAGGAATATCACCCCCCCTCTCTTTCTCTCCGCCTGTGTTCGCCgtattttttgtttggtttgTTTTGTTAATCTAGTGTAACACAAGTTACAACTCACAACGTCGAAACTACCCAACACCTGCATGCAAACAATCCTTGTTAAATagttaataattttaaaaacttgTCTTAATAATACGGAAAACGTGcaattataaaaatatcGGTAAATAcatttttatatatgttttgTTTATTAGATGtacagaagaaaaagcATTGCGCAACCATCTTAAACATTCCGCTTAGGATCTTGgcttttccttcttttccttccaCAAAGCCAACAAGGACACACCAGAGACCTTGACGACCTTGAATCTAACACCTGGAATATCACCCACAGCTTTACCCTTTCTACCGAAACCAGCCAACAAGACCTCGTCGTTTTCGTCAACAAAGTTCAAACAACCATCGTTAGGGACGAAAGCAGTCACCTTCTTACCGTTCTTAATCAATTGAACTCTGACACACTTTCTAATGGCAGAGTTGGGCTGTTTGGATTCAACACCAATCTTTTCCAACACAATACCCTTGGCGTGAGATGATCCACCGAAGGGAGAAGACTTGAAGGCAGTACCCAACAATCTCTTCTTGTAGGACAGTTCGGCCCAACGGCtgttaacaaaaaatacatgttagtatcattaaaaatcgcttaaattatccaaaaattttgaatatgcGCCAGTGTATATAGCCTCCCACCATGCTACCATATCAACCTATCCCATCGGTATCATCATTTCCTCTTGCTTCACACTTCACACTTCTATCATCTCTTCTTCGCCCCCGACCACATGATAATCAATCCGAAAATAACATACATCTCCTCCCCACTAAGCACACTGTCTGTTGCATTGTTCTCGACATATAACAAAAGGGCTATATCGGCTTGCACATATTCCATACGAAATTCATTTTCTAACAtacttgtttcttctgtgGACACGCAACTTTCTAGCGGAGTTCAAACCTCTTGGCTTACCCTTACCCATCTTTGGTTGTTAGTTATTATCAAGTTCTTACTGAACACCTTCTAGTCAAACTCTAGCTATTTTGAAGAGTTACACGTTTTTTACGCTGTCTAAAGCGTCGGTGTTCCCAAACGAGAGACGCTAGCTCAGGTTCACGCTAACGCTCGAGCGTGAGTGTGCCTAATTCTCGGCTCAGTCCTACCTACGCGTCCAGCCTGGGATCTTTTGTGCTAGGCGGAGAGTCGCCTGTGATGCTCTGCCCAGCCTGTTTTCGCTAGGCGGAAATCCCCAAGGATCGGAGTCTACAGGAGAGCTCTGTGGGCGGACCCCTTCCC
This region of Eremothecium cymbalariae DBVPG#7215 chromosome 4, complete sequence genomic DNA includes:
- the NUP57 gene encoding FG-nucleoporin NUP57 (similar to Ashbya gossypii AAR105W) translates to MFNFGGNTAATSGSATSGAGLFGAKPAAGGFSFGSNSNASQNTGGGLFSNPSNTTGVQGNTGGGLFGSMQNTQTGTNGVSLFGSGSTTQTGTGGGLFGQSNNNQNNSAIGGVPAAQGQQGNMVGGAVGAGIGVGGGGGGGGALFGQSSNPSQNPPSLTGLFNSHPNSGTSTLNQNSAVGGMNNGLFGSNIGSNNNNSNSGTLFGQNNAPSNTGTGLFGQNTISAQTGGGMFGQNNASMQQPQQQSSGLFGSTALSNTQPSFAWSQQQPSNQSVNNNQQQQQQQQQQQQQEQQQQQQQQQQQQQQQQQQQQQQLQFQTQMQMQMLHSNYPQQIQEQILKCRDSWDPSSQRSKLRTFVYNKCNETEAMLYTKPSNVTQEDWDKALTNKPNANVIPVEVKGFEDINQRHNLQRDHVAQARIILSQILEKLTNVSQKHELDTAARILKAQARNSKIQHRIMRLATQIAVLKNKGLPLSVQEETLVSEFRKLLDRSNDPSGLGKNNELWARLAVLKERVRTLSNQLDSTLVVIAENGGGKTTSYGSIDDHHIDGDERRVDEEVSSRVNKIADILANQQRGLIYLNDVLDKDMQSVDKYFKK
- a CDS encoding uncharacterized protein (similar to Saccharomyces cerevisiae YPR134W) — its product is MNRVGREFGKNSVALRYYFYHRSSKALDEVLFHEQLGSRLARAGKLEFCKSGYSKVINSGRTRVPFMDVVISSEDSVGLLKVLFNIAGIRIGGSGLVERNGAIGAARASKEKHFVTLGKHDELINYRKGLCWAETADGCLFPLDGSIKYKLDGCGELAERAMDRDDALMKWRGAFYDSYAGESAVFLKPILFAGYISLPAPIKHWMQECLPPQEFSQVDMKLSDNLLYGFRGFKGH
- the TOM5 gene encoding Tom5p (similar to Ashbya gossypii AAR106C) yields the protein MFGFAQQQPSEEELKKHQEQSNNTVKMAAYGAAFLWISPILWSIFRKQWK
- the SPN1 gene encoding transcription factor SPN1 (similar to Ashbya gossypii AAR107W); this encodes MSNLESSGKLVDGMVEEVEQAKDGSVGLSEEGTSGQVVVERQRKHIDKGDYDDEDGAEVNRRSVLNLPVTSYSVDNGGFGEGLGRRQVLEAKMERLLKKPKVRHSRQDEDDLEQYLDEKILRLKDEMNVAAQKDIETLNRRLETGDNSLVAMEKVVLLPKVVSILNKANLADTILDNNLLQSVRIWLEPLPDGSLPSFEIQKSLFAAIENLPIKTEHLKESGLGKVVIFYSKSKRVEPKLVRLADRLVAEWTRPIIGASDNYRDKRVFKMEFDVEKHRKKAVLDSAKSKKRKKTAVDEEKHKSLYEQAAARRNRAAAPAQTTTDYKYAPVSNVSNVQTGIRTTGVGSTLNNSDLYKRLNSRLAKSKKSK
- the RPS23B gene encoding 40S ribosomal protein uS12 (similar to Ashbya gossypii AAR108C 1-intron), with the protein product MGKGKPRGLNSARKLRVHRRNNRWAELSYKKRLLGTAFKSSPFGGSSHAKGIVLEKIGVESKQPNSAIRKCVRVQLIKNGKKVTAFVPNDGCLNFVDENDEVLLAGFGRKGKAVGDIPGVRFKVVKVSGVSLLALWKEKKEKPRS